A single region of the Candidatus Nanopelagicales bacterium genome encodes:
- a CDS encoding flippase-like domain-containing protein — protein MSQSRPSYLIATADQPRARRARDVTMVVVGLLLVSWSLLVFKLSDPFQDALTKFAQALPDWAVALLAFGYTLGLIYSIVVIVVLLWNRRWAGLRDVVLATVISSVVTLVLVDLFGDLWPTFISEFMSGPIRSQFPVLRVASITAILVASTPFLARPIRRLGWFIVFIVSAAAVVLAISVPSGAVAAVGVGLVSAGAVLLGFGSPLGYPDTKTVRDALARIGLPSDDLAIAHDQSWGVRRLVGRLRGGEAIEVKAYGRDATDSQVIAKLWRTLLYRGGAGRITLSRVQSVEHEALVTMLATKAGVTTPEVWAAAAASDEVAVLVTTQVGTPLALVHDLAEVGPQALSELWREVALMHNSGITHGNLDARAVRINDGAFVISDFADGSVVFRDADAALDITHLLFATAGAFGSEVAVAAALDGIGAEKLSASLAYLQRPAFSKHEWNSVEDPGQVLKDIRAQVAEVTESEVPEPIKLRRVSIKDILTIVLVLLFLSALVPLLTGVDFPQVWASLSGATWWLAFLALLAGQVAFIPMGTSMMFAVGRAIPLRPMTILQPSCAFMNFAVPGMAGRIAMESAFLYKYGIAPAVSVTKGAVDTFGGFLAQLAILIVALLSGSLILDTSASSASGSGGRSVSWAVVAVVVLLAVATIIAIIKVPKLHDRVVPVVKSSWGALAEVLKSPKIALGMLGSQFVVQVLWGMALWLALRSLDFQLSLVSCTGVVVATALLQGLIPVPGGIGVAEAVMTAFLVPLGVPAEVAMGATIIWRVATFYLPATQGFFTSKYLQRHGYL, from the coding sequence ATGAGCCAGAGTCGGCCCTCGTACCTCATTGCAACTGCCGATCAACCGCGGGCCAGGCGTGCCCGCGACGTCACGATGGTCGTTGTTGGCCTGCTGCTCGTCTCGTGGAGCCTGCTGGTCTTTAAACTTTCGGATCCGTTTCAGGACGCCCTCACCAAGTTCGCCCAAGCCCTGCCGGATTGGGCCGTGGCCCTGCTCGCCTTCGGATACACGCTGGGCCTTATCTACTCCATCGTTGTGATCGTCGTGCTGCTATGGAACCGGCGCTGGGCCGGGTTGCGCGACGTTGTCCTCGCCACTGTGATCTCGTCAGTTGTGACTCTGGTGTTGGTCGACCTCTTTGGTGATCTTTGGCCGACATTCATCAGCGAGTTCATGAGCGGTCCGATAAGAAGCCAGTTCCCGGTCTTGCGCGTGGCAAGCATCACCGCAATCCTCGTCGCGTCAACGCCCTTCCTCGCTCGACCGATTCGGCGGTTGGGCTGGTTCATCGTGTTTATCGTCAGTGCAGCGGCGGTGGTTTTGGCCATCAGCGTTCCATCAGGTGCAGTGGCAGCGGTCGGTGTCGGACTGGTGTCTGCTGGGGCTGTCCTCCTTGGGTTTGGGTCGCCCCTGGGCTACCCGGACACGAAGACGGTACGAGACGCACTTGCGCGGATCGGGTTGCCGTCCGACGACCTGGCGATTGCCCACGACCAGTCGTGGGGCGTCCGCCGCCTAGTCGGTCGATTGCGCGGTGGTGAGGCCATCGAGGTAAAGGCGTACGGCCGTGACGCGACCGATTCCCAGGTCATCGCCAAGCTCTGGCGCACGCTGCTCTATCGCGGCGGTGCCGGACGGATCACGCTGTCACGCGTGCAGTCGGTGGAGCACGAGGCGCTCGTCACGATGCTGGCGACGAAAGCCGGCGTCACCACACCCGAGGTCTGGGCCGCAGCTGCCGCCAGCGATGAGGTCGCCGTACTCGTCACGACTCAAGTCGGCACTCCTTTGGCATTGGTGCACGACCTCGCGGAGGTTGGGCCGCAGGCCTTGAGCGAACTCTGGCGCGAGGTGGCCCTGATGCACAACTCGGGCATCACTCACGGCAACCTCGATGCCCGAGCCGTGCGGATCAACGACGGAGCGTTTGTCATCAGCGACTTCGCCGACGGCTCGGTGGTCTTCCGCGACGCCGACGCTGCGCTGGATATCACGCACCTGCTATTCGCGACGGCCGGAGCTTTTGGGTCGGAGGTCGCGGTCGCCGCAGCCCTGGACGGAATCGGCGCGGAGAAGCTGTCGGCGAGCCTTGCCTACCTGCAACGGCCGGCATTCTCAAAGCACGAGTGGAACTCTGTCGAGGATCCCGGGCAGGTGCTAAAGGACATTCGGGCACAGGTGGCTGAGGTCACCGAGAGCGAGGTCCCAGAGCCAATCAAGCTGCGCCGCGTGAGCATCAAGGACATCCTCACGATCGTCCTGGTGTTGCTGTTCCTCAGCGCCCTCGTCCCACTCCTGACAGGGGTCGACTTCCCGCAAGTCTGGGCTTCGCTGTCGGGCGCGACCTGGTGGCTGGCGTTCCTGGCGCTGTTGGCCGGACAAGTGGCTTTCATTCCGATGGGCACGTCGATGATGTTCGCCGTCGGTCGGGCAATTCCGCTGCGGCCCATGACGATCTTGCAGCCGTCGTGTGCGTTCATGAACTTCGCTGTGCCGGGAATGGCAGGCCGGATCGCGATGGAGAGCGCGTTCCTTTACAAGTACGGAATCGCCCCGGCGGTCTCGGTCACCAAAGGGGCGGTCGACACGTTCGGCGGCTTTCTTGCTCAGTTGGCCATCCTGATCGTCGCACTGCTCTCCGGATCCCTGATCCTCGACACTTCGGCCAGTTCGGCTAGCGGCAGTGGCGGTAGATCGGTCTCGTGGGCAGTGGTCGCAGTTGTGGTCTTGCTTGCTGTGGCAACGATCATCGCGATCATCAAGGTGCCCAAATTGCACGATCGGGTGGTGCCGGTGGTCAAGAGCTCCTGGGGTGCGCTGGCCGAAGTTCTCAAGTCCCCGAAGATCGCACTGGGAATGCTTGGTAGTCAGTTTGTGGTGCAGGTTCTGTGGGGAATGGCACTCTGGCTGGCATTGAGGTCGTTGGACTTCCAACTCAGCCTGGTCTCTTGTACTGGCGTTGTCGTGGCCACCGCACTGTTACAAGGACTGATACCAGTTCCTGGCGGCATCGGGGTCGCGGAAGCGGTCATGACCGCATTCCTCGTTCCGCTCGGAGTGCCCGCCGAGGTCGCGATGGGCGCAACCATCATCTGGCGCGTTGCCACCTTCTACCTCCCCGCCACGCAGGGTTTCTTCACGTCAAAGTACTTGCAGCGACACGGGTATCTCTAG
- a CDS encoding Type 1 glutamine amidotransferase-like domain-containing protein has translation MHITLVGGGWDPEYRQSVYGPFVEQVSRRSAEPAVAVVLVDESGESAEVGARFTAVVKSLGDVQTRVIGVPVGQLLEVAALEGCAGLIVGGGLTPAYADALAPVAEELRQWLVSNDVPYLGFSAGAAIASSHAVVGGWLHGGTPVCPPEAGEDLEEVAVRDGLGLVDFSVDVHANTWQTTGRLQAALSDLPGQCGYAIDEDTALVVTGPPEDALISVVGASRADRYPRTAPTR, from the coding sequence GTGCACATCACGTTGGTCGGCGGCGGCTGGGACCCCGAGTACCGGCAGAGCGTCTACGGTCCGTTCGTCGAGCAAGTCAGTCGTCGTAGTGCTGAGCCAGCAGTGGCAGTTGTGCTCGTTGATGAATCAGGCGAATCAGCCGAGGTCGGCGCGCGTTTCACGGCGGTGGTGAAGTCGCTCGGCGACGTTCAGACTCGCGTGATTGGGGTACCCGTCGGCCAGTTGCTGGAGGTGGCGGCCCTGGAGGGATGCGCAGGGTTGATTGTTGGAGGGGGACTCACCCCGGCATACGCCGACGCCCTCGCCCCGGTCGCCGAGGAGTTGCGGCAGTGGTTAGTCAGCAACGACGTTCCGTACCTCGGCTTCTCAGCCGGAGCGGCGATCGCATCCAGCCATGCCGTCGTCGGTGGTTGGCTGCACGGCGGCACCCCCGTCTGCCCGCCGGAAGCCGGTGAGGACCTCGAAGAGGTTGCCGTTCGAGACGGGCTGGGTCTGGTCGACTTCAGCGTCGATGTCCACGCGAACACGTGGCAGACAACCGGACGACTGCAGGCGGCGCTCTCCGATTTGCCAGGCCAGTGCGGATACGCGATCGACGAGGACACCGCACTCGTCGTGACTGGGCCGCCGGAGGACGCGTTGATCTCGGTGGTGGGGGCTAGCCGCGCTGATCGCTACCCGCGCACTGCCCCGACCCGCTAG